In Gracilimonas sp., a single window of DNA contains:
- the glyA gene encoding serine hydroxymethyltransferase yields the protein MKSLQEQDGQIFELLEKETNRQNYNLELIASENFASKAVISAMGSTLTNKYAEGYPGKRYYGGCEYVDIVEDHARNRAKKLFGADWVNVQPHSGATANAAVYLACMEPGDTLLGLDLSHGGHLTHGSPVNFSGITFNAKFYGVNKETGRLDMNTIRDRALEIKPKMISIGASAYPRDYDYEAFREIADEVGALLWMDMAHTAGLIAVDLLNDPLPHAHVVTTTTHKTLRGPRGGMILVGKDGENTIGVTARKSGRTKNWSEVFDSAVFPGTQGGPLMHVIAAKAVSFGEALEDGFKSYQIQVQKNAKAMAHKFMEMGYNLVSGGTDNHLILIDLRNKGLNGKIAEDALEKAAITVNKNMVPFDTESPFVTSGIRIGSPAMTTRGLKEAEFEHIAVLIDKILQKPEDEDNQKKVEQEVRDLCDQFPLYDFVTA from the coding sequence ATGAAATCGCTTCAGGAACAAGACGGTCAGATTTTTGAACTGCTGGAAAAGGAAACAAATAGACAGAATTACAACCTGGAACTGATCGCATCCGAAAATTTTGCCTCTAAAGCAGTGATTTCTGCTATGGGAAGTACTCTCACCAATAAATACGCCGAGGGTTACCCCGGGAAGCGTTACTATGGAGGATGTGAATATGTTGATATCGTTGAAGACCATGCCCGCAACCGCGCCAAAAAATTATTTGGAGCTGACTGGGTAAACGTACAACCTCACTCGGGAGCTACAGCCAATGCTGCCGTTTATTTAGCTTGTATGGAACCCGGAGACACCTTGCTTGGCCTTGACCTTTCTCATGGCGGTCACCTTACTCACGGATCCCCGGTAAACTTTTCAGGAATTACGTTTAACGCCAAATTTTACGGAGTAAATAAAGAAACCGGCCGACTGGATATGAACACAATCCGGGACAGAGCCCTGGAAATTAAGCCAAAAATGATTTCCATTGGTGCTTCTGCATACCCAAGAGATTATGATTATGAAGCTTTTCGGGAAATCGCCGATGAAGTAGGTGCCTTACTATGGATGGATATGGCACATACTGCAGGACTTATAGCCGTTGATCTTTTGAATGATCCTCTGCCCCATGCCCATGTTGTAACCACTACCACACACAAAACATTACGCGGCCCGAGAGGAGGCATGATTTTAGTGGGCAAAGACGGAGAAAACACCATTGGTGTCACCGCACGAAAATCAGGGCGTACCAAAAACTGGAGTGAAGTATTTGATTCAGCCGTCTTCCCGGGAACTCAGGGTGGTCCGCTGATGCACGTGATTGCAGCCAAAGCCGTTTCTTTTGGAGAAGCACTGGAAGACGGTTTCAAGTCTTATCAGATTCAGGTTCAAAAAAATGCCAAAGCCATGGCCCACAAATTTATGGAAATGGGATACAACCTGGTAAGTGGAGGAACTGACAATCATCTGATTCTTATCGATCTGCGAAACAAAGGATTAAATGGTAAAATTGCAGAAGACGCCTTAGAAAAGGCTGCTATAACCGTAAATAAAAATATGGTTCCTTTTGATACAGAAAGCCCGTTTGTGACTTCAGGAATTCGAATTGGTTCCCCGGCAATGACAACCCGCGGACTTAAAGAAGCCGAGTTTGAGCACATTGCTGTTCTCATTGATAAGATACTCCAAAAGCCTGAAGACGAGGATAATCAAAAAAAAGTAGAGCAGGAAGTACGTGATTTATGTGATCAATTTCCGCTGTATGATTTTGTAACTGCATAA
- a CDS encoding inositol monophosphatase family protein: MNYSKELKVAKQAAKEASQIIRKYADKASFDIKLKGKNDLVTDADIASEQKIIEILTGEFPEDQILAEESNQKSSLPSERIWIIDPIDGTTNFAHTFPAYCISIALWENKEPKVALVLEVAHQELFTAVEDEGAYLNNERIQISENDNPGSSLIGTGFPYKDLDLVDNYLKLFKRMMEKTHGVRRPGTAAWDLCNVACGRFEGFYEYGLSVWDVAAGALIIKEAGGVISDWKGGDNWLFGQRIIAGNKSIHAFLMEQINESFEEKELTN; encoded by the coding sequence TTGAATTACTCCAAAGAGCTTAAAGTTGCAAAACAGGCGGCTAAAGAAGCATCTCAAATTATTCGAAAGTATGCAGATAAAGCTTCATTTGATATAAAACTCAAAGGAAAAAACGATTTGGTTACGGATGCAGATATAGCATCTGAACAGAAGATCATCGAAATACTGACGGGCGAATTCCCCGAAGATCAAATTTTGGCTGAGGAGTCAAATCAAAAATCATCTCTTCCAAGCGAGCGAATTTGGATTATTGATCCCATTGACGGTACAACTAATTTTGCTCACACATTTCCGGCTTATTGTATTTCTATCGCACTCTGGGAAAACAAAGAACCAAAAGTGGCATTGGTTCTGGAAGTGGCCCATCAGGAATTATTTACTGCTGTAGAAGATGAAGGTGCATATCTGAATAATGAACGAATTCAAATTTCTGAGAATGATAACCCGGGGTCGTCTTTAATCGGAACCGGATTTCCCTATAAAGATTTGGATTTAGTGGATAATTATCTGAAGCTATTCAAAAGGATGATGGAAAAAACGCACGGGGTTCGTCGCCCGGGAACTGCTGCCTGGGATTTATGTAATGTTGCATGTGGTCGTTTTGAAGGCTTTTATGAATATGGCCTGAGCGTTTGGGATGTAGCTGCAGGGGCACTCATTATAAAGGAAGCAGGCGGAGTGATAAGTGACTGGAAAGGAGGAGATAACTGGCTATTCGGACAACGTATTATTGCAGGGAATAAGTCAATTCATGCTTTTTTGATGGAGCAAATCAATGAGAGTTTTGAGGAAAAAGAATTAACTAATTAA
- a CDS encoding ABC transporter permease → MRILNSFTEGFKIALSALKTNKIRSILTALCIIIGITMVTIVDSVTTGMDITFEKSMSMMGRNVVYVEKWPWGMGGEYKWWEYRNRKEMDLEYVDQIRDYSRYASNVTGAANRGTTIRYQEKSAEDVGLSGTTANYLEIQGLNIADGRMFVQEEVRSGAKVVVIGNTIRESLFELENPLGKKIRIGGQKFTVIGVLVKQGKFMGLEDADNRIIIPISAYGQIYGLRYGLQIGVQFPDQATLREGEYELEGIMRRIRQLDATEDNDFAMNKPEAFKQQLEGMKAGIYAVGFILSGLSLLIGGIGVMNIMFVSVRERTKEIGIRKAVGAKSWEIMTQFLLEAIAICLLGGVIGVVLAGGLTILINQAFVAVMNVSVVLLGFTICTIVGVVFGFIPAYRAAKSDPIESLRFE, encoded by the coding sequence ATGAGAATATTAAATAGCTTTACAGAAGGCTTTAAAATTGCCCTCAGCGCTCTCAAAACAAATAAAATCCGATCCATACTTACAGCGCTTTGTATCATCATAGGGATTACCATGGTGACAATCGTTGATTCTGTTACTACCGGAATGGACATCACCTTTGAAAAAAGCATGTCGATGATGGGACGGAATGTGGTTTATGTAGAGAAGTGGCCTTGGGGAATGGGCGGTGAATACAAGTGGTGGGAGTATCGCAACCGTAAAGAGATGGATTTGGAATATGTGGACCAGATCAGGGATTACAGCAGGTATGCGTCTAATGTTACCGGTGCAGCTAATAGAGGTACAACCATTCGCTATCAGGAGAAAAGTGCCGAAGATGTAGGGCTTTCAGGAACCACTGCCAATTATCTGGAGATACAGGGATTGAACATAGCTGACGGGCGAATGTTTGTTCAGGAAGAAGTGAGGTCAGGTGCTAAAGTAGTGGTGATCGGTAATACAATAAGGGAATCGTTATTTGAACTGGAAAATCCACTGGGAAAGAAGATCAGAATTGGAGGACAAAAATTCACGGTGATAGGTGTCTTGGTGAAGCAAGGAAAATTCATGGGGCTTGAAGATGCCGATAACCGAATCATTATTCCTATCTCCGCATACGGACAGATCTATGGTTTGCGATATGGTCTTCAAATAGGAGTACAATTTCCTGATCAAGCTACTCTCAGAGAAGGTGAATATGAACTTGAAGGTATTATGAGGAGAATCCGTCAACTTGATGCTACAGAAGACAATGACTTTGCCATGAACAAGCCGGAAGCTTTCAAGCAGCAACTTGAAGGAATGAAGGCCGGTATATATGCGGTGGGTTTTATTCTCAGCGGACTGTCTTTACTGATAGGTGGTATTGGGGTAATGAATATTATGTTTGTATCGGTTAGGGAGCGTACAAAGGAGATTGGGATCAGAAAAGCAGTTGGTGCAAAATCGTGGGAGATCATGACTCAATTTTTGCTCGAAGCCATTGCAATTTGTCTGTTGGGTGGGGTAATAGGAGTTGTGCTGGCTGGCGGGCTGACCATATTGATCAACCAGGCTTTTGTGGCGGTTATGAATGTGAGCGTTGTGTTGCTCGGCTTTACTATATGTACCATAGTCGGGGTGGTTTTTGGCTTTATCCCAGCCTACCGGGCTGCAAAATCAGATCCGATTGAATCATTAAGGTTTGAATAA
- a CDS encoding phage holin family protein, with amino-acid sequence MDDLGNRIKHITHELKEYIETKLELTLLNISDEVTYLLGKSVQNLIGYTILAIGLVFGMTALAIYLGEVLDERWAGYAIVSSPFIIIGLIFVIFKPASIARKIQDQILAELLNSFTKDEDNIKELPSKETSNKSLD; translated from the coding sequence ATGGATGATTTAGGGAATCGTATTAAACATATTACCCACGAGCTTAAAGAATATATAGAAACCAAGCTTGAACTTACGCTTTTAAATATCAGTGATGAGGTTACATATTTACTTGGTAAATCTGTACAAAACCTAATTGGTTATACTATTCTTGCAATTGGATTGGTATTTGGAATGACAGCCTTGGCTATTTATTTAGGGGAAGTTTTAGATGAAAGATGGGCGGGATACGCTATCGTTTCTTCTCCTTTTATAATTATTGGGTTGATATTCGTGATTTTTAAACCAGCATCAATTGCACGAAAAATACAAGATCAAATTTTAGCGGAATTGCTTAACTCATTCACTAAGGATGAGGATAATATAAAAGAGCTTCCATCCAAAGAAACTTCTAATAAATCACTAGATTGA
- a CDS encoding GNAT family N-acetyltransferase — MVINIRRSVVGDLEFLLDLEQKAFPLYQQSSRRTLSLSLKSTFQQVWIAEINIDGKLTVVGCLILYIYKHTVRIFSIVVDPEFQGKGIGNELLNKAREIANEKKAERISLEVSIDNRELISWYKKAGFESTEMMKDYYEEGRDGLRMILELPKSANKTRISNVIVVDNPKDWNLVVQNVEVVSSKDYTSNTGLFSERALRVFNLCNSYRYQSMGYYVSLLASAREHRAIPNVTTIRDFKDVGVIRSIAEDIDEVIQKSLQRCENGSKVLNIYFGQAADPAFKLLGQKLYQMFEAPIFQVHFVKTDRWDIKRIAPLSLNKIEPSDLDLVKDFAKGYFEAKRFKKTKLKNYIYHLAILVNPEEENPPSNKKALNKFEAAADDVDIYTEYITKDDYNRLSEFDALFIRETTNVNNYTYHFSRKAYAEGLAVIDDPWSILRCSNKIYLHERLKVNNILTPETMVFVKGMGSVKNSMNLKFPLILKQPDSAFSVGVTKVNDIGEMNESLERLFKISDLIIGQEFLPSDYDWRVGVLDNQPLFVCKYFMAKGHWQIYNWKGPKNDQSGDSATLSFDQVPPKVLKTATKAASLMGDGLYGVDLKMLGDKVYVIEVNDNPNIDAGVEDKIMGKELYKKIIQSFITRIEMSRNIERFVSIEPD; from the coding sequence ATGGTAATTAACATAAGAAGATCAGTAGTAGGTGATCTTGAATTTTTGCTCGATCTTGAGCAAAAAGCTTTTCCCTTATATCAACAAAGCTCGCGACGTACGCTTTCTTTAAGTCTTAAAAGTACGTTTCAGCAGGTTTGGATTGCGGAAATTAATATTGATGGCAAGCTGACTGTAGTTGGGTGCCTCATTTTATACATCTATAAACATACAGTTCGGATATTTTCAATTGTAGTTGATCCCGAATTCCAGGGAAAAGGAATTGGTAATGAATTGCTGAATAAAGCTCGGGAAATAGCCAATGAGAAGAAAGCCGAACGCATTTCTCTTGAAGTAAGTATTGATAACAGGGAGTTGATTTCCTGGTATAAAAAAGCTGGGTTTGAATCTACTGAAATGATGAAGGATTATTATGAAGAGGGAAGGGATGGTTTAAGAATGATACTGGAGTTGCCTAAATCTGCAAATAAAACCCGAATTTCCAATGTTATTGTAGTTGATAATCCGAAAGACTGGAACTTGGTTGTACAAAATGTTGAGGTGGTTTCATCTAAGGATTACACTTCCAATACAGGCTTATTTTCCGAGCGGGCACTCCGGGTTTTTAATTTGTGCAATTCATACCGTTATCAAAGTATGGGGTACTATGTATCATTGCTGGCTTCAGCAAGGGAGCACCGGGCGATTCCTAATGTAACAACCATTCGCGATTTTAAAGATGTCGGGGTAATTCGTTCTATTGCTGAGGATATTGATGAAGTAATCCAAAAAAGTTTGCAGCGGTGTGAGAATGGAAGTAAAGTGCTGAATATCTATTTTGGTCAGGCTGCAGATCCTGCTTTTAAGTTATTGGGGCAGAAGCTATACCAGATGTTTGAGGCTCCTATATTTCAGGTGCATTTCGTAAAGACAGATCGTTGGGATATAAAACGAATTGCTCCCCTGAGTTTGAATAAAATTGAACCTTCCGATCTTGATTTGGTAAAGGATTTTGCTAAGGGATATTTCGAAGCCAAGCGGTTTAAAAAAACTAAACTAAAAAATTATATTTATCACTTGGCTATTTTGGTAAATCCGGAAGAAGAAAACCCACCTTCCAATAAAAAAGCGCTGAATAAATTTGAAGCAGCAGCGGATGACGTGGATATCTATACCGAATACATTACCAAGGACGATTATAACCGGCTTTCCGAGTTTGACGCACTTTTTATTCGGGAAACGACCAATGTAAATAACTACACCTATCACTTTTCGAGGAAAGCTTATGCTGAAGGATTAGCGGTAATTGATGACCCTTGGTCTATACTGCGTTGTTCTAATAAAATTTACCTTCACGAACGCCTAAAAGTAAATAATATCCTTACTCCCGAAACCATGGTCTTTGTAAAGGGAATGGGAAGTGTCAAAAATTCAATGAATTTAAAATTTCCCTTAATTCTCAAACAACCTGACAGTGCTTTTTCAGTTGGAGTTACGAAGGTGAATGATATTGGTGAGATGAACGAATCACTGGAGAGACTATTTAAGATATCTGACCTGATAATCGGACAGGAATTTTTGCCATCTGATTATGACTGGAGGGTGGGAGTTCTTGATAATCAGCCGCTTTTTGTATGTAAATATTTTATGGCCAAAGGACACTGGCAAATTTACAATTGGAAAGGCCCTAAAAATGATCAGTCCGGAGATTCTGCTACTCTGTCTTTTGATCAGGTGCCTCCAAAAGTTTTAAAAACGGCTACTAAAGCAGCTTCATTAATGGGAGATGGGCTTTATGGGGTAGATTTAAAAATGTTGGGTGATAAAGTTTATGTAATTGAGGTGAATGATAATCCTAATATTGATGCCGGTGTTGAGGATAAAATAATGGGGAAAGAGCTCTATAAGAAAATAATTCAGTCGTTTATTACCCGGATTGAAATGTCCAGGAATATTGAGCGGTTTGTCAGTATTGAGCCGGATTAA
- the rpiB gene encoding ribose 5-phosphate isomerase B — protein sequence MIIPIASDHAGFPAKEVTKKILKEMGHEPIDYGTHSEDSVDYADFAIQVAERVNNGEHDQGILICGSGQGVCMTANKYPKVRAGLVYSKKSAELTRSHNNANILCLPGRDLDESQIKEILEVWFSTEFEGGRHERRINKIESLTQQ from the coding sequence ATGATCATCCCAATAGCCAGCGACCACGCGGGGTTTCCTGCAAAAGAGGTAACTAAGAAAATATTAAAAGAGATGGGCCACGAACCCATCGACTACGGTACTCACTCAGAAGATTCCGTGGATTATGCTGATTTTGCCATACAGGTTGCTGAACGTGTAAACAACGGGGAGCATGACCAAGGTATTTTGATTTGTGGAAGCGGGCAAGGGGTTTGCATGACCGCCAATAAATACCCCAAAGTGAGAGCCGGCCTTGTATACTCCAAAAAATCAGCTGAGCTTACGCGATCCCACAACAATGCAAATATCTTGTGTTTACCCGGCCGGGATCTGGATGAATCTCAAATCAAAGAAATTTTGGAAGTATGGTTTTCGACCGAATTTGAGGGAGGGCGTCATGAACGTCGTATCAATAAAATTGAATCTTTAACACAACAATAA
- a CDS encoding cystathionine gamma-synthase family protein, with protein sequence MDFSKHKKGTTSIWAGETKKVHQGSSTVPIFNTVTFAYGDLDDWYEVAQGKQKGHIYSRNTNPTVQVLEEKICVLEGAEDAIAFSTGMAAISNTLFSLLKPGDRVVSIKDSYGGTSKLFLEHLPKFNIQVELCETEDHEQLEREIEKGCKLVYLESPTNPTLKILDLQRIAKAAKKTGAVVVSDNTFASPINQNPISLGVDLVIHSATKFLGGHSDTMCGLVCGKKELVRKIYGYREINGASLHPDAAYMVIRGMKTLELRVQRQNESALKIARYLNEHPKVEKVFYPGLESHNGHDIAKKQMSGFGGILSFELNGGYESVKSLLHNMKFVHLAASLGSVSTLAGPPRTTSHVELTEAQRKHLGISESLIRYSTGIENVEDLIADLEEGLNKV encoded by the coding sequence ATGGATTTTTCAAAACACAAAAAGGGAACCACTTCCATTTGGGCAGGGGAAACCAAAAAGGTTCACCAAGGCAGTTCTACTGTCCCTATCTTCAATACAGTTACATTTGCCTATGGCGATCTGGATGATTGGTACGAAGTAGCCCAGGGGAAGCAAAAAGGTCATATTTACAGCAGAAACACGAATCCTACCGTTCAGGTTTTAGAAGAGAAAATTTGTGTACTTGAAGGAGCTGAAGATGCTATCGCTTTCTCCACCGGAATGGCGGCCATCAGCAACACCCTTTTTTCCTTACTTAAACCGGGCGACCGGGTTGTTTCCATTAAAGACTCTTATGGAGGCACCAGTAAGTTATTCTTAGAGCATCTCCCGAAATTCAATATCCAAGTTGAATTGTGTGAAACGGAAGATCATGAGCAACTGGAGCGAGAAATTGAAAAAGGCTGTAAGCTTGTATATCTGGAAAGCCCTACCAATCCTACCTTGAAAATTCTTGATTTACAAAGAATAGCAAAAGCAGCCAAAAAAACAGGTGCTGTTGTTGTCTCAGATAATACGTTTGCCTCTCCCATCAATCAAAACCCAATTTCTCTCGGGGTTGATTTGGTTATTCACAGTGCTACAAAATTTTTAGGTGGTCACTCCGATACCATGTGCGGACTTGTTTGCGGGAAGAAAGAACTAGTGAGAAAAATTTACGGATACAGGGAAATAAATGGCGCAAGTCTTCATCCTGATGCTGCTTACATGGTGATTCGCGGCATGAAAACCTTGGAGTTGAGGGTTCAAAGACAAAACGAAAGTGCCTTGAAAATAGCCCGATACTTAAACGAACATCCGAAAGTAGAAAAAGTTTTTTACCCGGGATTGGAAAGCCATAACGGGCATGATATTGCTAAAAAACAGATGTCCGGTTTTGGAGGTATTCTGAGTTTTGAACTTAATGGCGGCTATGAATCAGTCAAAAGTTTGCTACATAATATGAAATTCGTTCATCTGGCGGCCAGTCTTGGGTCTGTAAGTACGTTAGCCGGCCCCCCAAGGACTACCAGCCATGTAGAACTGACAGAAGCCCAGCGAAAACATTTAGGTATATCAGAAAGCCTGATTCGTTATTCTACGGGCATAGAAAACGTTGAAGACCTTATTGCCGACCTGGAAGAAGGCTTAAATAAAGTTTAA
- a CDS encoding VWA domain-containing protein, which translates to MKTIQSVAVLAIFTIVASILILSGCTNNIEVGQEIEVELFESKTELPSKIRLFFKVDLPEDLQSAVLEPSDFEIYEDGSRISTLESQAKIQRERGDFLYSSILLLDLSGSILNNADLPKLKEAATTFIDRTMPAAQENLYGTREMAVYWFDGEQEIHPLVFFTKNADTLKKGILSIDENISTDVSTNLNGAVIQGLNIMSSRLEEIRLNEDISTAGSMVIFTDGTDQAGRVSTAEALDAVKYTGNDQAVFTIGLGGEIDEEVLQSFGKNGFELAEDSLQLNETFLAIAERLESESNSYYVLEYCSPKRSGEHELELRALYEDRMGSFKTDFSAEGFTGGCSID; encoded by the coding sequence ATGAAAACGATACAAAGTGTTGCAGTTTTAGCGATTTTCACTATAGTTGCTTCAATACTGATACTATCAGGTTGCACCAATAACATTGAAGTTGGGCAGGAAATAGAAGTTGAGCTTTTTGAATCAAAAACTGAATTACCTTCCAAAATACGGTTATTTTTTAAAGTAGACCTTCCTGAAGACCTCCAATCGGCTGTCCTGGAACCTTCAGATTTTGAAATCTATGAGGATGGTTCCCGTATTTCTACCCTTGAGTCCCAGGCAAAAATACAGCGGGAACGCGGGGATTTTTTATACTCATCTATACTGCTTTTAGATTTAAGTGGAAGCATATTAAACAATGCAGATTTGCCTAAGCTAAAAGAGGCTGCAACTACCTTCATTGACCGAACTATGCCGGCTGCTCAGGAAAACCTCTATGGAACCCGGGAGATGGCTGTGTATTGGTTTGATGGTGAACAGGAAATACATCCCCTGGTTTTCTTTACCAAAAATGCAGATACCCTGAAGAAAGGGATTTTGTCTATAGATGAAAATATAAGCACTGATGTCTCAACGAACTTAAATGGGGCGGTGATTCAAGGTTTGAATATTATGAGCTCCCGGCTGGAAGAAATCAGACTTAATGAAGATATCTCCACTGCGGGTTCTATGGTTATATTTACGGATGGCACAGATCAGGCCGGACGTGTCAGCACTGCAGAAGCTCTTGATGCTGTCAAGTATACGGGCAATGATCAAGCTGTATTTACCATTGGTTTGGGTGGAGAAATTGATGAAGAAGTGTTGCAGAGTTTTGGGAAGAATGGATTTGAACTCGCGGAAGATTCTCTTCAGCTAAATGAAACTTTCCTTGCAATAGCAGAAAGGCTGGAAAGTGAATCCAATTCATACTATGTCTTGGAATATTGTTCCCCAAAACGTTCAGGAGAACATGAACTTGAGTTACGGGCACTTTACGAAGACAGAATGGGGAGTTTTAAAACCGATTTTTCCGCGGAGGGATTTACCGGTGGTTGTTCGATAGACTGA
- the bshB1 gene encoding bacillithiol biosynthesis deacetylase BshB1, whose protein sequence is MKLDVLVFASHPDDAELNCGGTIAALTSQGKKVGIIDLTKGEMGTRGTEKTRAKEVEKASEILGISYRKNLNLGDSLIPNTRQNQLKIIEQVRATQPHICLLGAPFDRHPDHAKGTSLVLDALYYSGLKKLDTKSEDGKAQEAFRPAHILHYMQDRPIDTDFVFDISDHWETKKKSMLAYTTQFNVSDPGNEPETYISSANYFKQLEARARYFGHLSGFEFGEPFKYYLSPAPLRNMNVFFESNPKR, encoded by the coding sequence ATGAAATTAGACGTCCTCGTTTTTGCTTCCCATCCGGATGATGCTGAACTAAATTGTGGCGGAACTATAGCTGCCCTTACTTCTCAAGGAAAAAAAGTAGGCATTATTGACTTAACCAAAGGTGAGATGGGAACCCGGGGAACAGAAAAAACCCGTGCCAAAGAAGTAGAAAAAGCTTCTGAAATATTAGGGATCTCTTATCGTAAGAATCTGAATTTAGGTGATTCACTCATTCCAAACACCCGACAAAATCAATTGAAAATTATAGAGCAAGTCAGGGCCACCCAGCCCCATATTTGTTTGTTAGGCGCTCCCTTCGACCGGCATCCGGATCATGCCAAAGGCACCAGCTTGGTTTTAGACGCTCTGTATTATTCAGGATTGAAGAAACTGGACACAAAAAGTGAAGATGGCAAAGCTCAGGAAGCATTTAGGCCCGCTCACATACTACATTATATGCAAGATCGTCCCATTGATACGGATTTTGTGTTTGATATTTCTGATCATTGGGAAACAAAAAAGAAATCCATGCTAGCCTACACCACTCAATTCAATGTGAGTGATCCCGGGAATGAACCAGAAACTTATATTTCTTCAGCTAACTATTTCAAACAATTAGAAGCACGTGCCCGGTATTTCGGCCACTTATCAGGATTTGAATTCGGAGAACCCTTCAAGTATTACCTGTCTCCCGCGCCGCTTAGAAATATGAATGTGTTTTTTGAAAGTAATCCGAAACGTTAA
- a CDS encoding ABC transporter permease yields the protein MRIKETTIQAYDSLKANKLRSFLTLLALVIGVFSVIVSTTAVAVLDNFFQNTMSIMGADVISVSRTPSVQMGSLSDDVRNRKNIDFKTAEELKEQMRIGRGMSPDETFGIAKISFEDQETEPNVRISGSNENYLNNNSYELEDGRNFTGDDVQYGRNVAILGKDVQNVLFKNQYPIGKQIRFGGKPYTVIGILEPKGQIFGQSFDNFVLIPYTTALNVYGGNRNINIQVQAPEIDFISETVEEITGILRVIRKVNPGENNDFEISTNETLSGTFDTFTTALYLGGFAIGFITLLGAGIGVMNIMLVSVSERTREIGIRKAVGATRKAIVSQFLMEAVFICQIGGVIGMILGIGVGNLMALWIETEAVIPLWSVIGGFLGMLIVGLVFGVYPAYKASKLDPIDSLRYE from the coding sequence ATGAGAATTAAAGAAACTACCATACAAGCCTACGATTCTTTGAAAGCTAATAAGCTGCGTTCTTTTCTGACGCTTTTGGCATTGGTCATTGGGGTGTTTTCAGTCATTGTATCTACAACGGCAGTAGCTGTTCTGGATAATTTTTTTCAAAACACCATGAGTATTATGGGAGCAGATGTGATTAGTGTTTCCAGAACTCCATCCGTGCAAATGGGGTCTTTAAGTGATGATGTCCGAAATAGAAAGAATATAGATTTCAAAACAGCAGAAGAACTGAAGGAACAGATGCGAATAGGCCGGGGAATGAGCCCGGATGAGACGTTCGGAATAGCCAAGATCTCATTTGAAGATCAAGAAACGGAGCCAAATGTTCGAATTAGCGGAAGCAATGAAAATTACCTCAATAATAATTCCTATGAATTGGAAGACGGACGTAATTTCACCGGGGATGATGTTCAATATGGGCGTAATGTTGCTATTTTGGGCAAGGATGTTCAGAATGTACTGTTCAAAAATCAGTATCCGATCGGGAAGCAAATACGATTTGGGGGGAAACCATATACTGTGATAGGTATTTTAGAACCAAAGGGTCAGATCTTTGGGCAGTCTTTTGATAATTTCGTATTGATACCTTACACCACAGCGCTTAATGTGTATGGCGGGAATCGAAATATCAATATTCAGGTTCAGGCACCTGAGATCGACTTTATAAGTGAAACCGTGGAGGAGATCACGGGGATATTGCGGGTGATCCGTAAAGTAAATCCCGGCGAGAATAATGATTTTGAGATATCAACCAACGAAACCCTTTCAGGAACCTTTGATACCTTTACTACAGCTCTTTACCTGGGTGGTTTTGCAATTGGATTTATTACCTTGCTTGGGGCAGGAATTGGTGTCATGAATATCATGTTAGTTTCGGTTTCGGAACGTACCCGTGAGATAGGCATTAGAAAGGCAGTTGGAGCAACCCGAAAAGCAATCGTAAGTCAGTTTTTAATGGAGGCAGTTTTTATTTGTCAAATAGGAGGCGTCATAGGTATGATATTAGGTATCGGAGTTGGAAATCTGATGGCATTATGGATTGAGACAGAAGCTGTGATTCCTTTGTGGTCAGTAATCGGAGGCTTTTTAGGAATGTTAATTGTAGGATTAGTATTTGGTGTATATCCTGCTTATAAAGCGTCCAAGCTTGATCCTATAGATAGTTTACGCTACGAATAA